A portion of the Citrobacter rodentium NBRC 105723 = DSM 16636 genome contains these proteins:
- the uspF gene encoding universal stress protein UspF: protein MTRKLLIPVDVTESELAHTIITHTQNESRFDTAEIHFLSVVQPFPYYPALGGRHSVHIPSIDELVDDARKTLEKTVRNFELPDVKTFVHVIAGSPKDKILEMAEKLSIDLIIISSRRDKFTKFLLGSTTSAVVRHAECPVLVVR, encoded by the coding sequence ATGACCAGAAAACTACTTATACCTGTTGATGTGACCGAAAGTGAGTTAGCTCACACTATTATTACCCATACTCAAAATGAATCACGTTTTGATACCGCCGAGATACATTTTTTGTCAGTCGTACAGCCGTTTCCTTATTACCCCGCGCTGGGAGGACGTCACTCTGTCCACATCCCATCGATTGATGAACTCGTTGACGACGCAAGAAAAACGCTTGAAAAAACAGTAAGAAACTTCGAGCTACCTGATGTAAAAACCTTCGTTCATGTCATTGCAGGCTCCCCAAAAGATAAAATTCTCGAAATGGCGGAGAAACTCTCTATCGACCTCATCATTATTAGCTCCCGCCGCGATAAATTTACTAAATTTTTGCTCGGTTCCACAACTTCAGCAGTTGTAAGACATGCCGAATGCCCGGTGCTTGTTGTGCGCTGA
- a CDS encoding type II toxin-antitoxin system RelE/ParE family toxin produces MNAGQEENQTQIDVYETNRFKKTVDKLPEALQEEVEDQIDIILANPQIGELKKGDLSHLRVHKFRLNGQLTLLGYTWLEDKIELYLLHVGSHENFYDEQKKHRKADLKLIG; encoded by the coding sequence ATGAACGCAGGACAAGAAGAAAATCAGACACAGATTGACGTTTACGAGACCAATAGGTTCAAGAAAACGGTAGATAAACTGCCTGAAGCACTTCAGGAAGAAGTTGAAGATCAAATCGATATTATCCTCGCTAACCCGCAGATCGGCGAGTTGAAAAAAGGCGACTTATCGCACCTACGGGTACATAAGTTCCGCCTTAATGGTCAGTTAACGCTGTTAGGCTATACCTGGCTTGAGGATAAGATAGAGCTTTATTTACTTCACGTCGGCTCGCACGAAAATTTTTACGACGAGCAGAAGAAACATCGTAAAGCTGATTTGAAGTTGATTGGGTAA
- a CDS encoding ParD-like family protein has product MATSIRLDDDFVSDVKVYADAASRSIPKQIEHWAKIGRIAEDNPDLPYSFISEILLAQAEVANNRVSRYERRTRRKSDTD; this is encoded by the coding sequence ATGGCTACGAGCATCCGTCTAGATGATGACTTCGTGAGCGACGTTAAGGTTTATGCTGACGCAGCTAGCCGCAGCATTCCGAAGCAAATCGAGCATTGGGCCAAAATTGGCCGCATTGCCGAAGATAACCCGGATTTGCCGTATAGCTTCATTAGCGAAATCTTACTTGCTCAGGCGGAAGTCGCTAACAACAGGGTTTCCCGTTATGAACGCAGGACAAGAAGAAAATCAGACACAGATTGA